One region of Candidatus Electrothrix rattekaaiensis genomic DNA includes:
- a CDS encoding nucleotidyltransferase domain-containing protein — protein sequence MSHNKRNKLLEQIKQAVLEIEPDAETILYGSRSRRDAAPESDWDLLVLVPGPISDERTDRIRHRLYEIEWEQGEVISSIVRNSEDWKSVFFRSVPFYQQVRREGVRL from the coding sequence ATGAGTCACAACAAACGCAATAAACTGCTTGAGCAGATAAAACAAGCTGTTTTGGAAATTGAGCCTGATGCAGAAACTATTCTTTATGGGTCGCGTTCCCGGCGTGATGCTGCACCGGAATCGGACTGGGATCTCCTTGTGTTGGTTCCTGGTCCCATCAGCGATGAACGCACAGATCGTATCCGCCACAGGCTTTATGAAATAGAATGGGAGCAGGGCGAGGTTATCTCGTCAATTGTAAGAAACTCTGAAGACTGGAAAAGTGTTTTTTTCCGGTCAGTTCCGTTTTACCAACAAGTGCGGCGAGAGGGAGTCAGACTGTGA
- a CDS encoding HypC/HybG/HupF family hydrogenase formation chaperone: MCLAIPGKITEIYQKSALKMAKIDFGGVAKEICLEFVPEAKLGNYALVHAGFAISLMNKTEAEESIQLIQEVSRFDDEAS, from the coding sequence ATGTGCCTTGCTATCCCTGGAAAAATAACAGAGATCTATCAAAAAAGTGCGCTTAAAATGGCCAAAATCGATTTCGGCGGTGTTGCCAAGGAGATCTGCCTGGAGTTTGTGCCCGAAGCAAAGCTGGGCAATTACGCCCTGGTCCATGCTGGTTTTGCCATCAGCCTGATGAACAAAACCGAGGCCGAGGAAAGCATCCAGCTGATTCAGGAGGTCTCCCGCTTTGACGATGAAGCATCTTGA
- the hypE gene encoding hydrogenase expression/formation protein HypE, with protein MNQPDFAGAACPTPHRPKETVLLGHGSGGTLSRELVEQVFLPELGEAAPQTLDDAAIIAIQSQGQDQLQGQRLALSTDSHVVEPLFFPGGDIGHLAVCGTVNDLAMVGAKPLALTCGFILEEGLPFATLRQVLASMRLAAKEAGIHFAAGDTKVVQRGSADKMFINTSGVGMVDQGVQISGANARPGDVIIVSGTLGDHGITVLATREDLGFDTDLISDAAPLNHLVQAMLAAGEIHTLRDPTRGGLATSLVEISEQSQVTLLIEEDKLPVKPAVRAACEMLGFDPLFIANEGKLVAFVPPEDAEAVLATMHQTKYGEDATIIGRVLDAGKAEVRLETAIGGTRLLDMLPGELLPRIC; from the coding sequence ATGAATCAACCTGATTTTGCAGGTGCTGCCTGTCCTACCCCGCATCGTCCCAAAGAAACCGTCCTGCTCGGACATGGCTCCGGAGGTACCCTGAGTCGGGAACTGGTTGAACAGGTCTTTCTCCCGGAGCTGGGTGAAGCAGCCCCTCAGACCTTGGACGATGCCGCAATCATTGCAATCCAAAGTCAAGGCCAGGATCAACTTCAGGGACAACGCCTGGCCCTGAGCACAGACTCCCATGTGGTTGAACCACTCTTCTTTCCTGGCGGGGATATCGGTCATCTCGCAGTCTGCGGAACCGTCAACGATCTGGCTATGGTCGGGGCCAAGCCCCTAGCTCTGACCTGTGGTTTTATCCTGGAAGAAGGACTCCCCTTTGCCACCCTCCGTCAGGTGCTGGCCTCAATGCGGCTGGCAGCCAAGGAGGCAGGTATCCATTTTGCAGCGGGCGATACCAAGGTGGTGCAGCGCGGCAGTGCTGATAAGATGTTCATCAACACCTCCGGGGTCGGCATGGTGGATCAGGGCGTGCAGATCTCCGGGGCCAATGCCCGGCCTGGGGATGTGATCATCGTTTCCGGAACTCTGGGCGATCACGGTATCACCGTGCTGGCCACCCGTGAGGATCTGGGCTTTGATACTGATCTAATCAGTGATGCGGCCCCACTCAATCATCTGGTTCAGGCTATGCTGGCTGCTGGAGAGATCCATACCCTGCGTGATCCTACCCGGGGCGGCCTGGCAACCTCCCTGGTGGAGATTTCTGAGCAATCCCAGGTCACCCTGCTGATTGAGGAGGATAAACTCCCGGTGAAACCTGCGGTCCGGGCTGCCTGTGAAATGCTGGGCTTTGATCCGCTTTTTATCGCCAATGAGGGCAAGCTGGTCGCCTTTGTACCCCCAGAGGATGCTGAGGCCGTGCTGGCAACCATGCATCAGACCAAGTACGGGGAAGATGCGACGATTATCGGCAGGGTTCTTGATGCGGGAAAGGCAGAGGTTCGGTTAGAAACAGCTATCGGCGGCACCCGACTGCTGGATATGCTGCCTGGAGAACTCTTGCCGAGGATTTGTTGA
- a CDS encoding ATP-dependent helicase — MIDLSLLNENQSEAVLWDNGPLLVLAGPGSGKTRVLTCRIARILEQSAGQHFRILALTFTNKAAAEMRSRVEELVPSELGRVRLTTFHSYAAELLQQHGSHLNFRPDFQILSNDADREALLDDVLVRLNKNLDNSLPNHFRATQLLPVLTQLLEKCIPTDQAESLLQQANVENAIPVARVYAAYRNALHQNNSLDFPSLIAEALDLLSKYPFLVKHIRKVYKSILVDEFQDTNHSQYRILSLIAQPDPSTLFVVADDDQIIYQWNGASPKRIQALRDDFSISTLQLPENYRCPPLVIKMANALIEKNLNRSAGKKPLKAVKQGENGDVVRIFRFKNINKEAAWIAQDIAQRNSTERKDCAVLARTKKLLDLAGKKLEEANIPVYYATRKNEFKSAPLRMLHAILRLVNSKEDKQSLARLSKAFYEIEGISIELAPVLSRASADDRDLLRSWIDEVKLCPSLEGGTRQLVETDIKPLLNSLNYHAFAEKLLTWAEICQNPSRHENAFSEFKEEREVWKQLLTEIIKKFEGEDVSLHQLLHELDLTSKTPPKPPEAIPCFTIHASKGMEFEHVYLMGLVEDQLPSWAAVKKGGNSLEMQEERRNCFVAITRAQETLTLTFSEKVFGWSKHPSRFLAEMGIEL, encoded by the coding sequence ATGATTGACTTATCATTACTTAATGAAAATCAGAGCGAGGCTGTATTATGGGACAATGGACCTCTTCTTGTGCTCGCCGGTCCTGGATCAGGAAAGACGCGGGTTCTGACTTGTCGTATCGCCCGAATTCTGGAACAATCAGCAGGACAGCATTTCCGAATTCTGGCGTTAACATTTACCAATAAAGCTGCTGCTGAAATGCGCAGCAGAGTCGAGGAACTGGTTCCTAGTGAACTTGGTCGGGTACGGCTCACCACCTTTCATTCTTATGCGGCCGAGCTGCTTCAACAACACGGAAGTCACCTTAACTTCCGCCCTGACTTCCAAATCCTTTCGAATGATGCCGACCGCGAAGCTTTGCTGGACGATGTCTTGGTTCGACTAAACAAAAATCTTGATAATTCATTGCCAAACCACTTCAGGGCTACTCAACTCCTTCCAGTACTCACTCAACTTCTTGAAAAATGTATACCGACGGATCAGGCAGAATCTCTTCTCCAGCAAGCTAACGTAGAAAACGCTATACCTGTGGCTCGTGTCTACGCCGCATACCGTAATGCACTGCACCAGAATAATTCTCTTGATTTCCCAAGTCTGATCGCTGAAGCACTTGACCTTCTGAGTAAATACCCATTTCTTGTAAAACACATCCGCAAGGTTTACAAATCTATCCTTGTTGATGAATTCCAAGATACTAATCATTCTCAGTACCGTATTCTCTCGCTTATCGCGCAGCCAGACCCTTCTACGCTGTTTGTCGTAGCGGACGACGATCAGATTATCTACCAGTGGAACGGTGCCAGTCCTAAAAGAATTCAGGCATTGAGAGATGATTTCAGTATTTCGACACTACAGCTTCCAGAAAATTACCGCTGTCCTCCGCTGGTTATTAAAATGGCCAACGCGCTAATTGAAAAAAATCTCAACCGATCTGCCGGGAAAAAACCATTGAAAGCAGTCAAGCAAGGCGAAAACGGCGACGTTGTGCGCATATTCCGCTTCAAAAACATCAACAAGGAAGCCGCATGGATAGCTCAAGATATAGCACAAAGGAACTCAACCGAACGAAAAGATTGCGCTGTTCTCGCTCGAACAAAAAAACTTCTTGACTTGGCTGGAAAAAAACTTGAAGAAGCAAATATTCCAGTATATTACGCAACCCGTAAAAACGAATTCAAGAGTGCCCCTTTAAGGATGCTGCATGCGATTCTTCGACTAGTTAATTCTAAAGAAGACAAGCAGTCGCTCGCTCGGCTTTCCAAAGCGTTCTACGAAATAGAAGGTATAAGTATTGAACTCGCTCCAGTCCTCTCCCGTGCTTCTGCGGACGACAGAGACCTTCTACGCTCCTGGATTGACGAAGTTAAACTCTGCCCCTCCCTAGAAGGGGGTACAAGACAACTAGTTGAGACAGATATCAAACCACTGCTAAATTCACTTAATTATCATGCTTTCGCAGAAAAGCTTCTGACATGGGCGGAAATATGCCAAAACCCATCACGACATGAAAATGCCTTCAGCGAATTCAAGGAGGAGCGAGAAGTATGGAAACAACTCCTTACCGAGATAATCAAAAAATTTGAAGGAGAAGATGTTAGTCTACATCAGTTGCTTCATGAACTCGACCTCACATCCAAGACACCTCCTAAGCCACCAGAAGCTATTCCTTGTTTTACGATTCATGCCTCAAAGGGAATGGAGTTCGAGCACGTCTATCTTATGGGACTCGTCGAAGATCAATTACCCAGTTGGGCCGCTGTTAAAAAAGGTGGCAACTCACTTGAAATGCAAGAGGAACGTCGAAATTGTTTCGTTGCGATAACACGCGCCCAGGAGACCTTAACACTTACCTTCTCGGAAAAAGTCTTCGGTTGGTCAAAGCATCCTTCTCGTTTTCTGGCAGAGATGGGAATAGAGCTATAA
- the hypB gene encoding hydrogenase nickel incorporation protein HypB, with translation MCDGHNHSHPTHTHTTTRVPVAEQILSANDRIAQRNHSLLHQKHVYGINIMASPGAGKTSVLLKTLEALKGRLKIGVIEGDPAGSIDTDRAIAAGMPAVQVNTGGECHLDAVMMEDALSQLPLDDLDLVVVENVGNLICPANFRLGTHLNLVIASIPEGDDKPYKYPGMYMGMQALIINKIDLLPYVPFDMEYFQQGVEVLNPGITTFPLSCQTGEGLDAWTDWLVEQAHAEIIPE, from the coding sequence ATGTGCGATGGTCATAATCACAGTCACCCTACTCATACCCATACAACAACACGGGTTCCTGTTGCAGAACAAATTTTGTCTGCCAATGACAGGATCGCCCAGCGCAACCATAGCCTGCTGCATCAAAAACACGTCTATGGAATCAACATCATGGCCTCTCCTGGCGCAGGCAAGACCAGTGTCCTGCTGAAAACCCTGGAGGCTCTCAAGGGACGGCTGAAGATTGGCGTCATTGAAGGCGATCCGGCAGGCTCCATTGATACAGACCGAGCCATTGCAGCAGGAATGCCTGCGGTGCAGGTCAACACCGGCGGAGAATGCCATCTGGATGCGGTGATGATGGAAGATGCTCTCAGCCAACTGCCCCTGGATGACCTGGATCTGGTGGTGGTGGAAAACGTGGGCAACCTGATCTGTCCGGCCAATTTCCGGCTCGGTACCCATCTCAACCTAGTGATTGCTTCCATCCCGGAAGGCGATGACAAGCCCTATAAATATCCCGGCATGTACATGGGCATGCAGGCCCTGATCATTAACAAAATAGACCTTCTACCCTATGTCCCCTTTGATATGGAGTATTTTCAGCAAGGCGTTGAAGTGCTGAATCCCGGCATTACCACCTTCCCGCTTTCCTGCCAAACCGGTGAAGGTCTGGATGCCTGGACCGACTGGCTGGTTGAGCAAGCGCACGCAGAGATTATCCCCGAATAA
- the hypF gene encoding carbamoyltransferase HypF: MLIRVQGLVQGVGFRPFVYSLATRLGLCGWVRNTSAEVEILLQGQASIIEDFLACLKKDAPSLARINSITTEPDSSAKQQKNRYRDFTILPSAEQPGKRQPITPVPPDASLCSDCAQELLDPTDRRYLYPFISCTNCGPRFTIIQDLPVDRQRTVMQAFPLCPACQEEYENPLDRRFHAQASACPVCGPSLALHDAGYRRGESLCSPSSMESLSSPDTVGQTRGSAPTTAVDTLLAARRLLREGKILAIKGLGGFHLACDANNPDAVAELRRRKGRPDKPFALMAADLEQIRAICQVSHAEAELLQGPEKPIVLLEKKVRRGTACRAPTESAIAPNLDQLGCMLPYTPLHLLLLNRTDPILAQEPAPTLLVMTSGNLSGEPIVTENEEALTRLAPLADALLLHDRPIHSRCDDSVLRIDRGNRTALFLRRSRGYAPCPIQLPFPVEPMLAVGGQLKNTFCLAEGAQAFLSQHIGDMDEAATCAAFEASMQQASQLFRIQPKYIAHDLHPQYFTTRYAQQKAQQSGLPCIAVQHHHAHIAACMADNGLEDRQLIGLAFDGTGYGSDGTVWGGEVLIASYTDFERFAHFQYLPLPGGEAAIRQPWRIAVGAAHALGIENAELDELPFLDHIEPQALTIIRQQVDKQINCPLTSSLGRLFDAAASLIGIRNRISYEGQAAIELEVLSRHYLNSTTPYPTNSFPVDSPDNAVPLQKLFRAMIEDVQRQKPAGLIGAKFHHSIAQLSIDLCLQACAATGLHEAALSGGVWQNQLLFDLVRQGLEEQGLTVYCHQQIPCNDGGLALGQLAVAHHQMTN; the protein is encoded by the coding sequence ATGCTCATCCGAGTACAAGGCTTGGTGCAGGGCGTGGGTTTCCGCCCCTTTGTCTACAGCCTAGCAACAAGGCTGGGACTCTGCGGCTGGGTGCGTAATACCTCTGCTGAGGTGGAGATCCTTCTTCAGGGGCAGGCCTCAATTATAGAAGATTTTCTCGCCTGCCTCAAGAAAGATGCGCCTTCGCTGGCTCGTATTAATTCCATCACCACCGAACCGGATTCCTCTGCGAAGCAGCAGAAAAACCGGTACAGGGATTTTACCATCCTGCCCTCTGCGGAGCAACCCGGCAAACGCCAGCCCATCACTCCTGTTCCCCCGGATGCGTCCCTCTGCTCAGACTGTGCGCAGGAGCTGCTTGATCCGACAGACAGGCGCTACCTTTACCCCTTTATCAGCTGCACCAATTGCGGGCCACGCTTTACCATCATTCAGGATCTGCCCGTGGACCGCCAACGCACGGTTATGCAGGCCTTTCCCCTCTGCCCCGCCTGTCAGGAGGAATATGAGAACCCGTTGGATCGCCGATTTCACGCCCAGGCCTCGGCCTGCCCGGTTTGCGGGCCGAGCCTTGCCCTGCATGATGCCGGTTACCGTAGGGGCGAATCCCTGTGTTCGCCCTCTTCTATGGAATCGTTGTCTTCCCCTGATACCGTAGGGCAGACACGGGGATCTGCCCCTACAACAGCCGTGGATACCCTGCTCGCAGCCCGTCGTCTTTTACGCGAAGGCAAGATCCTCGCTATTAAGGGGTTGGGTGGCTTTCATCTGGCCTGTGACGCCAATAATCCCGATGCGGTTGCGGAACTTCGCCGTCGCAAGGGCCGCCCGGACAAACCCTTTGCTTTGATGGCAGCGGATTTGGAACAGATCAGGGCGATTTGTCAGGTCAGCCACGCGGAGGCAGAACTTCTTCAGGGGCCTGAGAAACCTATTGTCCTGCTGGAAAAAAAGGTACGTAGGGGCACGGCATGCCGTGCCCCTACAGAATCCGCCATTGCCCCCAACCTGGACCAATTGGGCTGCATGCTCCCCTATACCCCGCTCCACCTGCTCCTGCTTAACCGGACAGACCCGATTCTTGCCCAAGAACCTGCCCCGACCCTGTTGGTGATGACCAGCGGTAATCTCAGCGGCGAACCGATTGTGACAGAGAACGAGGAGGCCCTTACCCGGCTGGCTCCTCTGGCTGATGCCCTGCTTCTTCATGACCGCCCCATCCACAGCCGTTGCGATGACTCGGTGCTGCGGATAGACAGAGGGAACCGCACAGCCCTTTTTCTCCGCAGGAGCCGGGGCTATGCCCCCTGCCCGATTCAGCTCCCTTTTCCAGTCGAACCCATGCTTGCCGTGGGAGGTCAGCTCAAGAACACCTTTTGCCTAGCCGAGGGGGCACAAGCTTTTCTCAGTCAGCATATCGGCGACATGGACGAGGCTGCGACCTGCGCCGCCTTTGAAGCAAGCATGCAGCAGGCCAGCCAGCTCTTCCGCATCCAGCCGAAATACATTGCCCATGATCTCCACCCGCAGTACTTCACCACCCGTTATGCCCAGCAGAAAGCGCAACAAAGCGGGCTGCCCTGCATCGCGGTCCAGCATCACCACGCCCATATCGCGGCCTGCATGGCGGATAACGGTCTGGAAGATCGGCAGCTCATCGGCCTTGCCTTTGACGGCACTGGCTACGGCTCGGACGGCACTGTATGGGGTGGAGAAGTTCTGATTGCCTCATATACGGACTTTGAACGCTTTGCCCATTTCCAATACCTACCCCTGCCCGGCGGTGAGGCGGCCATCCGCCAGCCCTGGCGTATCGCAGTCGGCGCGGCCCATGCCCTTGGCATAGAAAACGCAGAGCTTGACGAGCTGCCCTTTCTCGATCATATTGAACCCCAGGCCCTGACCATTATCCGACAGCAGGTGGATAAACAGATCAATTGCCCGCTGACCTCTTCGCTGGGGCGGCTCTTTGATGCCGCAGCCAGCCTGATCGGCATCCGCAACCGAATCAGCTATGAGGGCCAGGCCGCTATTGAACTGGAAGTGCTCTCCAGGCACTATTTGAACTCGACAACACCTTATCCAACCAACTCATTTCCTGTCGATTCACCGGATAACGCTGTCCCTTTACAAAAGTTGTTCCGAGCCATGATTGAGGATGTCCAAAGGCAAAAACCAGCTGGCCTGATTGGGGCAAAATTTCATCACAGCATTGCCCAACTAAGCATTGACCTCTGCCTTCAGGCATGTGCAGCAACAGGTTTGCACGAGGCGGCCCTGTCCGGCGGGGTCTGGCAGAATCAGCTCCTGTTTGATCTGGTCCGTCAGGGCTTAGAAGAACAGGGGCTGACGGTCTATTGCCACCAACAGATTCCCTGCAATGACGGCGGCCTGGCCTTGGGCCAGCTCGCTGTAGCCCATCACCAAATGACAAACTGA
- a CDS encoding hydrogenase maturation protease, whose amino-acid sequence MNPAMQDDIPSPRYTLIVGLGNPILGDDGVGWRVAEEVSKQSGITLGDAPLPGLHDQEQQPITIECYSLAGLSLMERLIGYDRVILIDALNTGKHPQGEMVCFTLDDMEDLIHGHTASAHDVSLKQALKLGRSMGESLPDNTQVHIVAVEAAHVYDFQEELSPAIAAAVPLAVQKVLGLIGK is encoded by the coding sequence ATGAATCCTGCCATGCAAGACGATATACCATCTCCCCGGTACACCCTCATAGTCGGCCTCGGCAACCCCATCCTCGGAGATGACGGCGTGGGCTGGCGGGTCGCCGAGGAAGTCAGCAAACAGAGCGGCATTACCTTGGGTGATGCCCCCCTGCCCGGCCTGCATGACCAGGAACAGCAGCCCATCACCATTGAGTGCTACTCACTGGCAGGCCTCAGCCTGATGGAACGGCTCATCGGCTATGACCGGGTTATCCTCATTGATGCCCTGAACACCGGCAAGCACCCCCAGGGCGAGATGGTCTGTTTCACTCTGGATGACATGGAAGACCTGATCCACGGCCACACTGCCTCGGCCCATGATGTCTCGCTCAAGCAGGCCCTCAAGCTGGGCCGCAGCATGGGGGAATCCCTGCCTGATAATACGCAGGTGCATATTGTCGCGGTGGAGGCCGCGCATGTCTATGATTTCCAGGAAGAGCTCAGTCCGGCAATCGCAGCTGCTGTGCCGCTGGCTGTGCAAAAGGTGCTGGGGCTGATTGGCAAGTAG
- the hypA gene encoding hydrogenase maturation nickel metallochaperone HypA, producing MHELSVTQSILDIVLQHAKDRKVQQVNLVIGQFSSIVDDSVQFYWDIIAKDTLAAEAQLHFKRIPGEMTCNSCGHVFHPGSETFLCPSCESSAVRVSGGREFQVDSIDVE from the coding sequence ATGCACGAACTCTCCGTCACCCAAAGCATCCTTGATATCGTCCTGCAACACGCCAAGGACAGAAAGGTCCAGCAGGTTAACCTGGTGATCGGCCAGTTTTCATCCATTGTCGATGATTCCGTACAATTTTATTGGGATATTATTGCCAAGGACACCCTAGCAGCAGAGGCGCAGCTCCACTTTAAACGCATCCCCGGAGAGATGACCTGCAACAGCTGCGGCCACGTCTTTCATCCCGGCAGCGAGACCTTTCTCTGCCCGTCCTGCGAAAGTAGTGCTGTGCGGGTCAGTGGGGGCCGGGAATTTCAGGTGGACAGTATTGATGTTGAATAA
- the hypD gene encoding hydrogenase formation protein HypD, with product MKHLDEYRDPSQVKALLREIEELVSQPWVIMEICGGQTHSFLRHGLDALLPPQIELVHGPGCPVCVTPLEQIDKAITIASRPEVIFTSYGDMLRVPGSGTDLFSVRAKGGDVRVVYSPLEAVQLAEAHPDKEVVFFAIGFETTAPANAMAVLLAQRKGIRNFSMITAQVRVPPAMEAILQAKSCRVQGFLAAGHVCAVMGFHEYLPLAEKYQVPIVVTGFEPIDLLQGLYATIKQLEGGQAQVENQYQRAVSEQGNQAAQQSIQTAFRAVDRKWRGIGTIPKSGWGLRPELAAFDAELKFEVQDLISQESPLCIAGEILQGLKKTWECPAFGKKCTPQNPLGAPMVSSEGACAAYYRYHR from the coding sequence ATGAAGCATCTTGACGAATACCGCGACCCATCCCAAGTCAAGGCCCTGCTCCGAGAGATTGAGGAGCTGGTCAGCCAACCCTGGGTGATCATGGAGATCTGCGGTGGCCAGACCCACTCCTTTCTCCGCCACGGCCTGGATGCCCTCCTGCCCCCCCAGATTGAGTTGGTGCATGGCCCTGGCTGCCCGGTCTGTGTGACCCCGCTGGAGCAGATTGATAAGGCCATTACCATTGCCTCCCGCCCCGAGGTTATCTTCACCTCCTACGGTGATATGCTACGGGTGCCCGGTTCCGGCACGGATCTCTTTTCCGTGCGAGCCAAGGGAGGCGACGTGCGAGTGGTCTACTCGCCCCTGGAGGCGGTGCAGCTTGCCGAGGCCCATCCTGACAAGGAGGTGGTCTTCTTTGCCATCGGCTTTGAGACCACAGCCCCGGCCAATGCAATGGCTGTCCTGCTGGCTCAGCGAAAGGGGATCAGAAATTTTTCCATGATCACGGCCCAGGTTCGTGTTCCCCCGGCAATGGAGGCTATTCTCCAGGCTAAATCCTGCCGGGTTCAGGGCTTTCTCGCAGCCGGCCATGTCTGCGCGGTTATGGGTTTTCATGAATACCTTCCTTTGGCGGAAAAATATCAAGTCCCCATCGTGGTCACGGGTTTCGAACCCATTGATCTACTCCAGGGGCTGTACGCTACTATCAAGCAACTGGAAGGAGGTCAGGCCCAGGTGGAAAATCAATACCAACGTGCGGTTAGTGAGCAAGGCAATCAGGCGGCCCAGCAGAGCATTCAGACTGCCTTCCGGGCTGTTGACCGCAAATGGCGTGGCATCGGTACTATCCCGAAAAGTGGCTGGGGCCTGCGCCCTGAGCTGGCCGCCTTTGATGCGGAATTAAAGTTCGAGGTCCAGGATCTCATCAGCCAGGAATCTCCCCTCTGCATTGCCGGGGAGATCCTTCAGGGTCTGAAAAAGACCTGGGAATGCCCTGCCTTTGGCAAAAAATGCACACCGCAAAACCCGCTCGGTGCCCCTATGGTTTCCTCAGAAGGGGCCTGCGCCGCCTATTATAGATACCATCGATAA
- a CDS encoding DNA cytosine methyltransferase: MKKTANPTAISLFCGAGGCSYGFQQDGFDILYASDIDKTAITTYKENFPNTKVEQIDIENIDFNQLLLDLDLLPEQLDILIGGPPCQGFSTAGSRFWDDPRNHLLKSYVHALRTLKPKWFVMENVEGLLTANKGTYVTEAAKAFIELGYTIRIEKVYSHEYGIPQRRKRVFILGNRLGLNFAMPRPTSKVSGRIFNKAENTISDAIADLPAPAETYGEHTILPITHNILGREEKKHTVDDHYSPSIQGIQKERICALKPGQTMKDLPERLQHDSFKKRANRRVADGMPTEKRGGAPSGVKRLHADQPCLTITGAATRELIHPTQDRPLTLRECARIQTFPDTFTFCGSASERIRQIGNAIPPALAFILADHIKTQYGFHIEQSSEGKLLAAVLTKANAMSPALARTNELLLRLQHRKKSIQLPLFEKAYA; encoded by the coding sequence ATGAAAAAAACAGCAAACCCAACAGCAATAAGCCTTTTCTGCGGCGCAGGCGGATGCTCATACGGCTTTCAACAGGATGGATTTGACATTCTATACGCCTCTGATATCGACAAGACCGCTATTACCACCTATAAAGAAAACTTCCCGAACACAAAAGTCGAGCAGATTGATATAGAGAACATCGACTTTAACCAGCTACTCCTCGACCTTGACCTGCTCCCGGAACAGCTGGACATCCTCATCGGCGGCCCACCCTGCCAAGGCTTTTCCACAGCAGGCAGCCGTTTTTGGGATGACCCGAGAAATCATCTCCTCAAAAGCTATGTACACGCTCTCAGGACATTGAAACCAAAATGGTTTGTAATGGAAAATGTAGAGGGGTTGCTTACCGCAAACAAAGGAACCTATGTAACAGAAGCTGCCAAGGCCTTTATCGAGCTGGGATACACCATACGAATTGAGAAAGTATATTCCCATGAATATGGCATCCCTCAACGACGGAAGCGGGTGTTCATACTTGGTAACCGACTGGGGCTGAACTTTGCAATGCCCCGACCGACAAGCAAAGTGAGCGGCAGAATATTCAACAAGGCAGAGAACACCATTTCAGATGCAATTGCCGACCTGCCAGCTCCAGCCGAAACGTACGGAGAACACACGATTCTACCAATAACTCATAATATTCTCGGCAGAGAAGAAAAAAAACATACAGTAGATGACCATTATTCACCAAGTATTCAAGGAATCCAAAAGGAACGCATTTGCGCCCTCAAGCCCGGTCAGACAATGAAAGACCTGCCCGAGAGATTACAGCATGACTCCTTTAAAAAACGGGCAAATCGACGGGTTGCGGACGGTATGCCGACGGAAAAACGCGGGGGTGCTCCATCTGGAGTAAAAAGGCTGCATGCAGATCAACCCTGCCTCACGATTACAGGTGCTGCAACCAGAGAGTTGATCCACCCGACCCAAGACAGACCGTTAACCTTACGGGAATGCGCCAGAATACAAACATTCCCGGACACTTTTACATTCTGCGGTAGTGCCTCAGAACGTATCCGACAAATAGGCAATGCAATCCCTCCTGCCTTAGCGTTTATTTTGGCCGACCACATTAAAACGCAATACGGCTTCCACATTGAGCAATCATCAGAAGGAAAACTTTTGGCCGCAGTGCTGACCAAAGCTAACGCCATGAGTCCTGCTCTTGCCCGAACAAACGAGCTTTTATTGCGGTTGCAACACAGAAAAAAATCTATTCAATTACCCCTGTTCGAGAAAGCATATGCCTAG